A window of the Anticarsia gemmatalis isolate Benzon Research Colony breed Stoneville strain chromosome W, ilAntGemm2 primary, whole genome shotgun sequence genome harbors these coding sequences:
- the LOC142985793 gene encoding uncharacterized protein LOC142985793, whose amino-acid sequence MGTQLIANELLAFLQQKLDVMDEVSAIQICASNFSEEDIAAAKLLLFTTLNKRDKMVSRRRDGTKKSIQDIITLLKETDPDDVPTFVAKELHKLPPVTFDHVDVTSLLKDIVSLKASLADVLVKLDASQNTVTDLRKEINDLRIKVSVSRSTPDASNVNTCRRVVDSPSLNSASAYSTPAHPSRTVECSAPAPPTPAPAPVTSPCDVARTARPVPLPRPAAPVKTQIRDFASVTASTAVPKFLPNDTGNGNEDDEGFVKVQRKKRATRTQNRSGTAPKEPTPCLRAARPTTPVYVSRLHYLTNKEDVVTYISKRTKYQMRVQLLEARRNVGFKSFVVRVPNDVLPLVMKEDFWPQGVVFRRFRGLIPQDSTKDTVLK is encoded by the coding sequence ATGGGTACACAACTTATTGCGAATGAGTTACTGGCGTTTTTGCAGCAAAAACTGGATGTGATGGATGAAGTGTCAGCCATCCAGATATGTGCGAGTAACTTCAGTGAAGAGGACATTGCAGCTGCCAAGCTGCTATTGTTCACGACGCTGAATAAGCGCGACAAGATGGTGTCCCGCCGGCGTGACGGGACAAAGAAGAGCATCCAagacatcatcacgctactcaAGGAGACTGATCCCGACGATGTGCCGACGTTTGTGGCGAAGGAGCTGCACAAGCTGCCCCCTGTCACCTTCGACCACGTCGATGTAACCAGCCTTCTGAAGGACATCGTGTCGCTGAAGGCCAGCCTTGCGGATGTGCTAGTGAAGTTAGATGCATCCCAGAATACCGTCACCGATTTGCGTAAAGAAATAAACGATTTGCGCATTAAGGTGTCGGTTTCTAGGTCAACACCCGATGCATCGAATGTCAACACGTGCCGGCGAGTCGTCGATTCGCCGTCGTTGAACTCTGCGTCAGCATATTCGACGCCAGCGCATCCGTCGCGTACTGTGGAGTGCAGCGCCCCCGCGCCCCCCACCCCCGCACCTGCCCCTGTGACATCACCATGTGACGTCGCGCGAACCGCTCGCCCCGTCCCGCTGCCACGGCCTGCAGCCCCCGTGAAGACTCAAATAAGAGACTTTGCGAGCGTTACGGCGAGCACTGCTGTTCCCAAATTCTTACCAAATGATACGGGGAATGGGAACGAAGACGACGAGGGTTTCGTGAAGGTTCAAAGGAAAAAGCGCGCCACACGAACCCAGAATCGCAGCGGTACGGCTCCTAAAGAGCCAACACCGTGCTTAAGAGCCGCGAGACCGACCACACCGGTGTACGTCTCACGTCTGCACTACCTCACCAACAAGGAGGATGTCGTGACGTATATCAGTAAGAGGACCAAGTACCAGATGAGGGTGCAGCTGTTGGAGGCGCGCCGTAACGTCGGATTCAAGTCGTTCGTGGTGCGCGTCCCAAACGATGTGCTGCCCCTCGTCATGAAGGAGGACTTTTGGCCCCAGGGCGTGGTATTCCGTCGCTTCCGCGGACTTATACCACAGGATAGCACCAAAGACACTGTGCTTAAGTGA